TTTTTTTATCGGGGTATACCATGGTAGTGGCAATAATCAGTCCTGTAATAGTTTCTCCGGCTGCCAGGGCATGCTGGAATTCTGTATGACGTTTTTTATTGCTTACAGTCTCGTTGTGCATCACAATTGCATCAATAATTTCAGGGTCCACACCTTTCTCTTTAAGGATTTTCTCTGTTTCCAGACCGTGTATTGTCAAATCAGCATTTACAAGCTCCACATCTAAATCATGAAGCAAACCAGTAAGTGCCCATTTTTCCTCATCCTGAGCTAATCTATGTGCTAATGCCCTCATCACACTTTCTGTCGCATAACAGTGGTTCAACATCCTTTCATTCTTTATATACTGATTGAGCAGTCCAACCGCATTTTCTCTTGTGATAGACATCTCTATTGTCTCCTTATCTTTATTTGCCCTTTTCTATCAACTCAATTAGGATTTTCTTTGAAATCAGGAAAAATGCTATCCTTGTGACGTTTTTACATTCCCGTTTAAGGTTTTTATCATAGGCAGCACAATCCTCCGGGGGTGAGACCATTTGA
The DNA window shown above is from Pseudomonadota bacterium and carries:
- a CDS encoding HDIG domain-containing protein, with the translated sequence MSITRENAVGLLNQYIKNERMLNHCYATESVMRALAHRLAQDEEKWALTGLLHDLDVELVNADLTIHGLETEKILKEKGVDPEIIDAIVMHNETVSNKKRHTEFQHALAAGETITGLIIATTMVYPDKKIASVKPKSVVKRMKEKAFAASVNRENIMECEKIGLSLDEFVEICLDAMREISEKLGL